ACTGACTCCAACCAAAAAAACACCACTGGATCGGTAGAGGCTATCCCTGTAGAAAATACACCCGAGCCTAGACTCACTACCGTAGATAGTCGCCAAACAATACCCCCACCCATTCCCCTGTCTCCTATAGCGGGTAACGGGCTTCCTCGGATTTACCTACAGTTTGGTGCCTTTCGCAATGCTCAAAGCGCAACGGAATTAGCAAACCATATCAATCAAGAAGTGGGGCAATTGGACTATCATGACGCCCACATTGAGCCTGCCAACGAACTATTTAGAGTCCAAATGGGCCCCTATGAAAGTCGTGCAGAGGCACTCACAGCAGCCCAGCTCATCGAAACAGAAACCGGTTTAAAGCCCAGCTTGGCTGTACGCTAACGCATTTACTGCCTCGACCTACCCAAAAGCGCTATGACTTATGAGCTAACACCCACTCATAAATCATGTCACGAGATAAGCCCGTTGCTTTCACAGCAATTTTTACTGCGTCTCGTGCTGACACCTGTTCTAATAACGCCAATAACCATTTTTGAGTTTCGGCATCTAGCTCGACCTCCGTCTCTGCCTGAGGTGCTGCATGCAAAATCAGTACAAACTCGCCTTGCTCGTGATGACTATCACTTTGGAGCCAATCGAGGGCTTCGCTAAGATCACAAGTATGCACCTGCTCAAAGCGTTTAGTAAGCTCACGGGCAAATGTCACCTGACGATCAGCAAACAGATCGGCCATGTCTTTAATCGCGGCCTGAATGCGATGCGGGCTTTCAAACATCACCACTGGTGCAGCACTCATTCCCCACTGGTGCAGCCATTTTCTTCTAGCCATGCTTTTGTGTGGGGTAAATCCGGCAAAGACAAAAGCAGGATTCTCATCAGTAGTAACCCCGCTAGCCATTAATGCCGTAATCACAGCAGAAGCCCCCGGAATAGCCACCACCTTATATCCAGCGGCCCGTACTGCTCGTACGATACGCGCCCCTGGATCGCTTACTGCTGGAGCACCCGCATCAGACACCAAAGCCACCCGCTCACCTTGCTCTAGACGAGACACAATTTGCTCGGCAGCTTGTGCCTCGTTATGTCGATGTGCCGCCATCATAGGAGTCTGAATACCCCATGCCTCAAGTAAAGGACGTGTAGAGCGTGTATCCTCGGCCGCAATCACATCACACTGCAGCAAAGCCTGCCAAGCACGTAGGCTAAAATCACCTAGGTTACCTATAGGCGTTGCCACCACATATAAGGTATGTTGAGGCCATGATTGGCTTTGTATGCGCTCTTGCAAACGCTGCCATGTTTGTAATCCTTGCTCTGTCATATCTAATCCACTTGCCTATGAGTCAATCATTAAGTCCTGAAATCTTAGCAGCTCAAGCTCAACAAAAAATGTTGAAAAATAAAAATAAGAAAAGAGCGGCGTCTAAGCCCCCATCACACCGGCTTTCACCCACCCAAAAACGGGGGCGCTATCATGAAAGACAAGCCATCACGTACTTGCGTCACCAAGGTTTACAAATCTTATTACGAAATGCAGATACCCGATTTGGGGAAATCGATATTGTGGCACGAAGCCAAGACTGTTTGATTTTTATTGAAGTCCGCCAACGACAACATTCGCGTTTTGGTGGCGCTATAGCCAGTGTACAAGCCGATAAGCAGCGACGTATTAAGCGAACAGCCCAGTATTATCTGCCCAAGCTTAGCCAGCACTTTTTTGAGGGCAACATGCCGTTTTGTCGCTTTGATGTAATAGCAATTGAAGGCGATCGCATCCACTGGATCAAAGATGCCTTTAGGTAATCGCCCCCTATCCCCATATATTAATTACAATAGTTAGCGCATCGTTGATTGTATGCTGTATTTTTTACTGATTGCAATTATTGCGACCAGCTATATCAACGCCCCTTTAGCTCACCTCTACATGCCATAATTAGCCCATGGATTTAACAGCCTTAATAAATTCGCACTTCAATGACTCAATCGAAACTCTGCAAGCCAGTGCTGCGGCGTTAACTGAGCCGACCGCGGCTGCAGTCGAGTTGTTATTTGCTACTTTAGCCAACAACGGCAAAATTCTTGCGTGCGGCAATGGCGGCTCAGCGGCAGATGCACAACACTTTATCGCTGAACTTGTCGGTCGTTTTGAACGTGATCGTTTGCCATTAGCTGGTATCGCCTTAAACACAGATACCTCAATTATGACAGCCGTAGGCAATGACTATGGTTTTGATAGCGTCTTTGAGCGTCAGGTCGCAGCCTTAGGGCAAACCGGCGACATTCTGGTTGCGATTAGCACCAGCGGCAACTCAGAGAACGTCATTCGAGCCATCCAAGTTGCTCATGAGCGTGATATGGTTGTGATTGCCCTAACGGGTAAAGACGGCGGTAAAATAGGTCGGATGTTGACCCACACCGATATTGAGCTATGTGTGCCACATCCGCGTACGATGCGAGTCCAAGAGGTACACATTGTATTGCTGCACGCTCTGTGCGATGGCATCGATGCGCTATTACTCGGAGAAAATGAATGACGACTTCTCGCTCCTCGTCCACCCTACGATTTGTCTTAACTGCCACAGCGTCTGTTCTGGCTTTGGCTCAGCTTAGCGCTTGCGCTCCGTTAGTCGTAGGTGGCGCCGCCGCAACAACCGCTTTTGTCGTGACTGACAGACGCACTGCAGGCGAACAAGTGGATGACAAATCCATTGGTATCAAAGCCAATGCAGAAGCTCGCTCTATTTTAGGCGAACGATTGGGCAGAGTCAGCAGCTCCTCTTATGCAGGCCAAGTCCTATTAGTTGGCGATGTTCCCAATGCTGACGACATCCAACGCATCGAAAATGCTGTCAAACAGATAGACCAAGTTAAACAGGTTGTTAACCGCCTGCGTGTAGGCCCGGTTACGGAACTTAGTGTGCGCACAAATGACAGTTGGATCACCACCAAAGCCACCACGGCTTTAGTTAACACCCAAGACGTACCCAGCCGCACGATCTCCGTAACGACAGAGCGCGGCACGGTCTATTTACAAGGCCGTGTTACCCAAGCAGAGGGTGATCGCGCTGCCACTGCAGTATCTACTGTTGCTGGAGTCAATCAAGTTGTGAAACTTTTTGAATATGTCAGTGCCGAAAAGGTACTGCTACCACAAAAGCAACCTAATACCGGTACTCCAGCCCCTATACAAAACAATTCAGCACCTGCCGCTGCACCTGCGGGGCAGCCTGAAGTCTTCACGATAGACTAATGAAACTACTCCGTCTTTTTTCTATTTTTATACTAGGCGCATTTTTAACCGCCTGTGGCGAGACGTTCTCCTCCTCGACCAAAGCTCCCGAGTTTAGCTTTAAGTCGCTAAATGGCGACAGCTATAGCTCAGAATCCCTCAAAGGCAGGGTAACACTGGTAAAATTCTGGTCAACAGACTGCACAACCTGTGTAGCGCAAATGCCAGACAATATTCAATACTATAATCAGTATCATGATCAAGGCTTTGATCTCATCGCAGTTGCCATGAAACACGATCCGTTAGACTATGTACGTAACTTTACCCAATCTCGTCAGTTACCTTTTACCGTAGTCAGCGACCACGACGGTGCTATTGCCCACGCTTTTGGCGATGTACGCATGACCCCCACCGTCTTTTTAATCGACAAAAAAGGTCGTGTGGTAAAACGTTATTTAGGCAATTACGACCAAGCTGCTTTTAAGCAAACCCTAGAAAAAGCACTAGCCGGCTAATCTTATTGGGTTTATACACTACACTCCGGAGGTTTCCTCCGGTTTTTTGTTATTTGTTTATCATCATCACCACGAAAAACACCATGACACAAAACGCCGATCAACCTAGCTACTCCCCTACCGTTAAAGCTGATGTGCTCTCCGAAGCACTACCCTATATCCGTCGCTTTCACGGTAAAACCGTTGTTGTTAAATATGGTGGTAACGCCATGACCGAGGAACATCTACAGCGTAGCTTTGCGCATGATGTCGTGTTGCTAAAACTTGTTGGTTTAAAACCTGTGGTGGTTCATGGTGGTGGCCCTCAAATTAATGATGCCCTACGCCGTATAGGCAAAGAAGGCACCTTTATCCAAGGCATGCGCGTCACCGATGCAGAAACCATGAAAGTGGTCGAGTGGGTATTAGGTGGCCAAGTCCAACAAGATATCGTGATGATGATTAACGAGGCAGGTGGCAAAGCCGTTGGCCTAACAGGCAAAGACGGTCAGCTGATTCAGGCCAAAAAGAAATTAATTCCAGATGCCGAAAACCCAGATAATTTACTGGATATTGGTTTTGTTGGGGATATTACCTGCGTAGAACCGGCTGTTGTTAAAGCCTTACAAGATGACGAGTTCATCCCTGTCATTTCCTCGATTGGTTTTGGCGAAGACGGCTTATCTTATAATATCAATGCAGATGTAGTGGCTGGAAAAATGGCTGAAGTCTTAGGGGCCGAAAAATTAGTTATGCTAACCAATACCCCTGGTGTGCTAGATAAAGACGGTCAACTATTACGTCAACTATCAGCACAAACCATTGATGAGCTATTTAAAGACGGCACGATCTCTGGTGGTATGCTACCTAAAATCTCCTCTGCCCTAGAAGCCGCACGTCATGGCGTCAACTCTGTACACGTCATTGATGGTCGTGTTCCGCACAGTTTGTTATTAGAGATTCTAACTGACAAAGGCGTGGGCACCATGATTCGCTCTCACTAATGCGATCTACGCCTCTAGCTAAAAAACAGCCAGACCTTGTCTGGCTGTTTGATTTAGACAATACCTTACACAACGCCTCTGAATTTATTTTCCCCCTCATCGATGATCTGATGGGGCAATCAATTCAACACCTACTCCAAATGGATGAGGCACAGGCCGACCTATTACGCCGTACCTACTGGTTACGCTATGGCGCAACCTTGATCGGTCTAGTCAAACACCACGGCATCAG
This Paenalcaligenes faecalis DNA region includes the following protein-coding sequences:
- the rsmI gene encoding 16S rRNA (cytidine(1402)-2'-O)-methyltransferase; amino-acid sequence: MTEQGLQTWQRLQERIQSQSWPQHTLYVVATPIGNLGDFSLRAWQALLQCDVIAAEDTRSTRPLLEAWGIQTPMMAAHRHNEAQAAEQIVSRLEQGERVALVSDAGAPAVSDPGARIVRAVRAAGYKVVAIPGASAVITALMASGVTTDENPAFVFAGFTPHKSMARRKWLHQWGMSAAPVVMFESPHRIQAAIKDMADLFADRQVTFARELTKRFEQVHTCDLSEALDWLQSDSHHEQGEFVLILHAAPQAETEVELDAETQKWLLALLEQVSARDAVKIAVKATGLSRDMIYEWVLAHKS
- a CDS encoding YraN family protein encodes the protein MSQSLSPEILAAQAQQKMLKNKNKKRAASKPPSHRLSPTQKRGRYHERQAITYLRHQGLQILLRNADTRFGEIDIVARSQDCLIFIEVRQRQHSRFGGAIASVQADKQRRIKRTAQYYLPKLSQHFFEGNMPFCRFDVIAIEGDRIHWIKDAFR
- a CDS encoding phosphoheptose isomerase; translated protein: MDLTALINSHFNDSIETLQASAAALTEPTAAAVELLFATLANNGKILACGNGGSAADAQHFIAELVGRFERDRLPLAGIALNTDTSIMTAVGNDYGFDSVFERQVAALGQTGDILVAISTSGNSENVIRAIQVAHERDMVVIALTGKDGGKIGRMLTHTDIELCVPHPRTMRVQEVHIVLLHALCDGIDALLLGENE
- a CDS encoding BON domain-containing protein, which codes for MTTSRSSSTLRFVLTATASVLALAQLSACAPLVVGGAAATTAFVVTDRRTAGEQVDDKSIGIKANAEARSILGERLGRVSSSSYAGQVLLVGDVPNADDIQRIENAVKQIDQVKQVVNRLRVGPVTELSVRTNDSWITTKATTALVNTQDVPSRTISVTTERGTVYLQGRVTQAEGDRAATAVSTVAGVNQVVKLFEYVSAEKVLLPQKQPNTGTPAPIQNNSAPAAAPAGQPEVFTID
- a CDS encoding peroxiredoxin family protein — translated: MKLLRLFSIFILGAFLTACGETFSSSTKAPEFSFKSLNGDSYSSESLKGRVTLVKFWSTDCTTCVAQMPDNIQYYNQYHDQGFDLIAVAMKHDPLDYVRNFTQSRQLPFTVVSDHDGAIAHAFGDVRMTPTVFLIDKKGRVVKRYLGNYDQAAFKQTLEKALAG
- the argB gene encoding acetylglutamate kinase, with product MTQNADQPSYSPTVKADVLSEALPYIRRFHGKTVVVKYGGNAMTEEHLQRSFAHDVVLLKLVGLKPVVVHGGGPQINDALRRIGKEGTFIQGMRVTDAETMKVVEWVLGGQVQQDIVMMINEAGGKAVGLTGKDGQLIQAKKKLIPDAENPDNLLDIGFVGDITCVEPAVVKALQDDEFIPVISSIGFGEDGLSYNINADVVAGKMAEVLGAEKLVMLTNTPGVLDKDGQLLRQLSAQTIDELFKDGTISGGMLPKISSALEAARHGVNSVHVIDGRVPHSLLLEILTDKGVGTMIRSH